Proteins co-encoded in one Streptococcus pyogenes genomic window:
- a CDS encoding class IIb bacteriocin, lactobin A/cerein 7B family: MDNFLELQFEELVNISGGKGNIGSAIGGCLGGMLIAAAGGPITGGAAAFVCVASGIAAYQ; this comes from the coding sequence ATGGATAATTTTTTAGAATTACAGTTTGAAGAATTAGTAAATATTTCTGGTGGAAAAGGAAATATTGGATCTGCTATCGGAGGGTGCTTAGGTGGGATGCTTATAGCTGCAGCAGGAGGTCCAATAACTGGAGGTGCGGCAGCATTTGTATGTGTAGCATCTGGAATTGCAGCTTATCAATGA
- a CDS encoding Blp family class II bacteriocin, translating to MIKFAEEIQKEELFHIIGGYSATDCKNHLIGGITSGAIAGGVGAGMATLGVGGVAGAFAGAHVGAIAGGLTCVGGMLFNGK from the coding sequence ATGATAAAATTTGCAGAAGAAATACAAAAAGAAGAGTTGTTCCATATTATTGGAGGTTATAGTGCTACAGATTGTAAAAATCATTTAATTGGTGGTATTACTTCAGGTGCTATTGCAGGTGGTGTTGGAGCAGGTATGGCTACTTTAGGTGTTGGAGGAGTTGCAGGTGCGTTTGCAGGTGCACATGTAGGTGCTATTGCGGGTGGATTAACTTGCGTTGGTGGTATGTTATTTAATGGAAAATAA